In the Bacillaceae bacterium S4-13-56 genome, one interval contains:
- a CDS encoding putative holin-like toxin, with translation MYESLQVLFGFGTFLIALLALVITLINRK, from the coding sequence ATGTATGAGAGTCTACAAGTGCTGTTTGGTTTCGGCACCTTCTTAATTGCATTGCTCGCATTGGTCATAACTTTGATCAATAGAAAATAG